One genomic segment of Rivularia sp. PCC 7116 includes these proteins:
- a CDS encoding CHAT domain-containing protein, translated as MNTKNQYLKFLFSVVRRVYINLSKLFSRKYQKLNRNRFIKALFFATLLLCLSFGQVVSAQTPNATSLVKRGVEDYNAGKYRSAVKYWQSAIKEYKKNPSATAVVNENLGRAYQKLGEDKAAIESLSAAIRDYGAAKDIKQVGRMRTELAQVYSNLGQPRKAIALICGKIASQGVDSIECQQESAKQIATQYNDESGKVAALGVLGDAYRLIGNYDRAIKYLNEAKKAAPENYLVLNSLGNAYRNRAQLMDLQANSARQIRLSKKEKELNQKSEKDYNQARTYFQESIKFARQQKEDLAQMRGLLNLIQLASQTNKRKVVDDATFNNTLADALKQNKNLPDSATKVYGAIDLAYLQRNSQGSSPFIGCPNQLALPENQSLSLLQQSVLTSNNLQDNRLQSYANGALGHFWECRQDNQKALTYTQNAIVAADSNLSAKDSLYLWEWQAGRILDKQNKNKEAIESYQRAYETLEDIRQDILTAKRDVQFDFRDVVKPLYRTLAQSRLELLQTGATNNKERLNQLSKVVETIDSLKLAELQNYFGNDCILSALNPKQVDELLEDKENSAAFENTAFLSSIILDGKTGILLQSANQETKFKWIEDPNQEGTDKIVSTEKLEKKIAKFRRGLVRGREQLIYDTTTASELYDWIIRPFIKDGDISPETFKTLVFLQDGFLRSVPMAALYDRQQEKYLVETYAIATTPSLRITTPKSSRSKQKALILGLTKAATIDGKNFKELFAVDREVRAVKKQFPNYTDLIDDNFIPENFRQKLQKTTYPVVHIASHAQFGVIPEDTFIVTGNNKKITISELENSLQNLNSPSDSVELLALTACQTAVGDDRSTLGLAGVALQVGVKSAIASLWSVRDASTSKLVEEFYQNYGKEGMSIAQALQQAQIKMINAKKLPESEDMNIDYDNPVYWAPMIVIGNWL; from the coding sequence ATGAATACCAAAAATCAATATCTCAAATTTTTATTTTCGGTGGTTCGGCGAGTATATATAAATCTAAGTAAACTCTTTAGCCGAAAATACCAAAAGCTAAATCGCAATAGATTTATTAAAGCATTATTTTTTGCAACTCTTTTGCTATGTTTATCCTTTGGGCAAGTAGTATCGGCACAAACTCCCAATGCTACCTCGTTGGTTAAAAGAGGAGTTGAAGACTACAATGCTGGTAAATATCGTAGTGCGGTAAAATACTGGCAATCGGCAATCAAAGAGTATAAAAAAAATCCCTCTGCTACGGCAGTTGTGAATGAAAATTTAGGACGTGCTTACCAAAAATTAGGGGAAGATAAAGCAGCTATTGAATCGCTTTCGGCGGCAATTCGCGATTATGGAGCGGCTAAAGATATCAAGCAAGTAGGAAGAATGCGGACGGAACTTGCTCAAGTTTATAGCAATTTAGGACAACCTCGAAAGGCGATCGCCCTTATTTGTGGCAAAATAGCAAGTCAAGGAGTTGATTCGATAGAATGTCAACAGGAAAGTGCAAAACAAATTGCAACTCAATACAATGATGAATCCGGTAAGGTGGCTGCTTTAGGAGTACTTGGTGATGCATATCGCTTAATCGGAAATTATGATAGAGCGATTAAGTATTTAAATGAAGCAAAAAAAGCGGCTCCGGAAAATTATTTAGTATTGAACAGTTTGGGTAATGCTTATAGAAATCGTGCCCAATTGATGGATTTACAAGCTAATTCAGCAAGGCAAATTCGTCTTTCAAAAAAAGAAAAAGAATTGAATCAAAAGTCTGAGAAAGATTACAATCAAGCCCGCACGTATTTTCAAGAAAGTATCAAGTTTGCTCGCCAGCAAAAAGAAGATTTGGCACAGATGCGGGGATTATTAAATTTAATTCAATTGGCTTCCCAGACAAATAAAAGAAAAGTTGTTGATGATGCTACATTTAATAATACGCTAGCAGATGCTTTAAAGCAGAATAAAAATTTACCAGATTCAGCGACAAAAGTTTATGGAGCAATCGATTTAGCATATTTACAACGCAATTCTCAAGGAAGTTCACCTTTTATTGGTTGTCCAAATCAGCTTGCTTTACCGGAAAATCAATCATTAAGTTTGTTGCAACAGTCAGTTTTAACTAGCAATAACTTACAAGATAATCGCCTACAGTCTTATGCAAATGGCGCTTTAGGACATTTCTGGGAATGCCGTCAAGATAACCAAAAAGCGTTAACATATACCCAAAATGCGATTGTTGCCGCAGATAGTAACTTGAGTGCAAAAGATAGCTTGTATTTGTGGGAGTGGCAAGCTGGAAGAATTTTAGATAAGCAGAATAAGAATAAAGAAGCAATTGAATCTTATCAGCGCGCATATGAAACTTTGGAAGATATCCGCCAAGATATTTTGACAGCAAAACGAGACGTGCAGTTTGACTTCCGCGATGTCGTTAAACCGCTGTATCGTACATTAGCCCAATCGCGATTAGAACTTTTGCAAACTGGGGCAACTAATAATAAAGAGCGCCTTAACCAATTATCGAAAGTAGTAGAAACTATCGATTCTTTGAAACTAGCAGAATTACAGAATTACTTTGGTAATGATTGTATTTTGAGTGCATTAAATCCCAAACAGGTAGACGAACTTCTTGAAGATAAAGAGAATAGTGCGGCGTTTGAGAATACAGCATTTTTGAGTTCGATAATTTTAGATGGTAAAACCGGAATCTTATTACAATCAGCCAATCAAGAAACCAAATTTAAGTGGATTGAAGATCCCAATCAAGAAGGCACAGATAAAATAGTTAGTACCGAGAAACTGGAGAAAAAAATTGCCAAATTTCGCAGGGGTTTAGTTAGAGGAAGAGAACAACTTATCTACGATACGACAACTGCCTCAGAGCTTTACGATTGGATAATTCGCCCATTTATTAAAGATGGAGATATTTCACCAGAGACATTCAAAACCCTTGTATTTCTTCAGGATGGATTTTTGCGTAGCGTACCAATGGCAGCACTTTATGACAGGCAGCAAGAAAAATATTTAGTTGAAACCTACGCCATTGCTACAACTCCAAGTTTACGAATTACCACCCCAAAATCGAGCCGCAGTAAACAAAAAGCATTAATTTTGGGTTTAACAAAAGCAGCTACAATTGATGGTAAGAATTTTAAAGAACTGTTTGCCGTTGATAGAGAAGTTCGTGCAGTAAAAAAACAGTTTCCCAATTATACCGATTTAATCGACGACAATTTTATCCCCGAAAATTTCCGGCAGAAACTCCAAAAAACTACATACCCCGTAGTTCATATTGCCAGCCACGCTCAATTTGGTGTTATTCCCGAAGACACTTTTATAGTCACGGGTAACAACAAAAAAATCACCATCAGCGAATTAGAAAACTCATTGCAAAATCTTAACAGCCCATCCGATAGCGTCGAACTTCTAGCCCTTACTGCCTGTCAAACCGCAGTTGGCGACGACCGTTCTACGTTAGGATTAGCTGGAGTAGCATTGCAAGTAGGAGTGAAAAGCGCGATCGCATCTTTGTGGAGCGTTAGAGATGCATCAACATCCAAACTTGTAGAAGAATTTTATCAAAACTACGGTAAAGAAGGAATGAGTATTGCTCAAGCATTGCAGCAAGCTCAAATAAAGATGATTAACGCCAAAAAATTACCGGAGTCAGAAGACATGAATATTGATTATGACAACCCCGTATATTGGGCACCAATGATTGTTATTGGTAATTGGTTGTGA
- a CDS encoding filamentous hemagglutinin N-terminal domain-containing protein, whose product MKGIYWLGLSIAAFQAFLISPCFAQSSNIVPDNSLDAESSQVTENFQGLPVERITGGAERGINLFHSFREFNVSEERGAYFFSPNAEIQNILTRVTGRNPSEILGTLGTFGNSQPNLFLINPNGIVFGENASLDVGGSFVASTANGINLGETGLFSATEPTTSNLLSVNPSALFFNAVNNQAEIVNRSRATSTVLGIAENGDANRPINGLQVLDGKSLLLVGGGVSLDGGRLLALGGRVELGGLAAPGNVNLLSEGDNLKLGFPENVARADVSLTNQAFMRVEANGGGDIAINARNLDILQGSKLSAGIGQGLGTPETVAGDITLNAAGEIKVAGAGSNVRNAVRSGSQGKGGNIIIDSDSFLLEDSAQLIASTLGIGNPGNVKVTAADAVSLVDAVILSTVEADGEAQAGNIDINAATLSLTEGAQMLTLTRGASDSQPAGRGDAGNVNVKVTGLVDIAGEKNGFFSGISSSVEIGSQGNGGNITIDSGSFSLRDGAQLIASTFGQGDAGNVIVSAKDTISVAGATIFSAVEAGSVGQGGNIDINAATLSLTEGAQLLAINRNAFDTQSVGSGNAGNVNVKVTGLVDIAGEKNGFLSGIFSSVEAGSRGNGGNITIDSGSFSLRDGAQLVASTFGQGDAGNFKVTATDAVSVAGNAGIFSTVEAGSVGKGGDIDINATTLSLTEGAQLLTITREASDTQSAGQGNAGNVNVKVTGSVNIAGVKNGFPSGISSLVNTGTKGNGGNITIDSSSFSLRDGALIDAGTRNDDKGGDIRVNTDIFEALKGGQLITTTSSNGSAGKITINAIQKAIVNGSYPNFNNLVAQQGDSVRNIGANSGLFVSSSGSGDTGDIEVNSPQITLDNQGKLNANSASGNGGNINLTSDLLLMRRSAQISTNAGTAQQGGDGGNIDINSKFIVALPQENSDITANAFSGTGGNVDILSQGIFGIEPRQKESDLTSDITASSDLGVPGVLNLTDPDDSNIRNNLDDLPDNQIDTDALIANSCISRSTKRQENSFTITGSGGLRKSPGDELVSQYSTGKVRSVESTSRTWKKGDRIVEPTGVYKLSDGKVLLSRGCNS is encoded by the coding sequence GTGAAGGGTATTTACTGGTTGGGATTAAGTATAGCTGCATTTCAAGCATTTTTGATTAGCCCATGTTTTGCTCAAAGTAGTAATATTGTTCCTGACAATTCTCTTGATGCTGAATCTTCTCAAGTGACAGAAAATTTTCAAGGATTACCGGTAGAAAGAATAACTGGTGGAGCAGAGCGAGGAATTAATCTTTTCCACAGTTTTCGGGAATTTAATGTTAGTGAGGAAAGAGGAGCGTATTTTTTTAGCCCGAATGCAGAAATACAGAATATCTTAACGCGAGTAACTGGTAGAAATCCTTCAGAAATTTTAGGTACTTTGGGTACTTTTGGGAACTCACAGCCGAATTTATTTTTGATTAATCCCAATGGAATTGTATTTGGAGAAAATGCCAGTTTAGATGTGGGTGGTTCGTTTGTAGCGAGTACGGCGAATGGAATTAATTTGGGAGAAACGGGATTGTTTAGTGCAACTGAACCTACGACAAGTAATTTACTTTCAGTTAACCCATCTGCATTGTTTTTTAATGCTGTTAATAATCAAGCAGAAATAGTAAATCGTTCGAGAGCGACAAGTACGGTGTTGGGAATTGCTGAAAATGGTGATGCAAATCGTCCAATTAATGGTTTGCAAGTGTTGGATGGAAAGAGTTTGTTGTTAGTTGGTGGTGGTGTCAGTTTGGATGGTGGGAGATTGTTGGCTCTTGGTGGGAGAGTTGAGTTGGGGGGATTAGCAGCACCTGGAAATGTCAATCTTCTTTCTGAAGGGGATAATTTGAAATTAGGATTTCCTGAAAATGTAGCTCGTGCAGATGTATCGCTGACCAATCAAGCATTTATGCGTGTAGAAGCGAATGGTGGCGGTGATATTGCTATCAATGCTCGCAACTTAGATATTTTGCAAGGAAGTAAACTTTCTGCTGGAATTGGACAAGGTTTGGGGACACCTGAAACTGTTGCGGGGGATATTACGCTTAATGCGGCTGGGGAAATTAAAGTTGCAGGTGCTGGGAGTAATGTTCGCAATGCTGTACGCTCGGGTTCACAAGGAAAAGGAGGTAATATTATTATTGATTCTGATTCCTTCTTATTAGAAGATAGCGCTCAACTCATTGCTTCCACTTTAGGAATTGGTAATCCTGGGAATGTCAAGGTGACAGCAGCAGACGCTGTTTCCCTTGTAGATGCTGTCATTTTAAGTACAGTGGAAGCGGATGGTGAGGCTCAGGCTGGGAATATCGATATTAATGCGGCAACGCTTTCACTTACTGAGGGCGCTCAGATGCTAACTCTTACTCGTGGTGCATCTGATAGTCAACCAGCAGGTAGAGGGGATGCTGGCAATGTAAATGTGAAAGTTACCGGATTAGTTGATATTGCTGGAGAGAAGAATGGTTTCTTCAGTGGGATTTCTAGCTCCGTGGAAATAGGGTCGCAAGGAAATGGAGGTAATATTACTATTGATTCTGGTTCCTTTTCATTGCGAGATGGCGCTCAACTTATTGCTTCTACTTTTGGGCAGGGTGATGCAGGAAATGTGATAGTCAGTGCAAAAGATACTATTTCGGTTGCAGGTGCTACCATTTTTAGTGCAGTGGAAGCAGGGAGTGTGGGACAGGGTGGCAATATAGATATTAATGCGGCAACGCTTTCACTTACTGAAGGCGCTCAACTGCTAGCTATTAATCGTAATGCATTCGACACTCAATCAGTGGGTAGTGGGAATGCTGGCAATGTGAATGTGAAAGTTACTGGATTAGTTGATATTGCTGGAGAGAAAAACGGTTTTCTAAGTGGGATTTTTAGCTCCGTGGAAGCAGGATCGCGAGGAAATGGAGGTAATATTACTATTGATTCTGGTTCCTTTTCACTGCGAGATGGCGCTCAACTCGTTGCTTCTACTTTTGGGCAAGGTGATGCAGGAAATTTCAAGGTGACAGCAACAGATGCTGTTTCTGTTGCAGGAAATGCTGGTATTTTCAGCACTGTGGAAGCAGGAAGTGTAGGTAAAGGTGGGGATATTGATATTAACGCAACAACGCTTTCACTTACTGAAGGCGCTCAACTGCTAACTATTACTCGTGAAGCATCCGATACCCAAAGTGCAGGACAAGGGAATGCTGGCAATGTGAATGTGAAAGTGACTGGATCGGTTAATATTGCTGGAGTAAAAAACGGTTTTCCTAGCGGTATTTCTAGCCTTGTAAATACGGGAACAAAAGGGAACGGAGGTAACATTACTATTGATTCTAGTTCCTTCTCATTACGAGATGGCGCTCTTATAGATGCGGGTACTAGAAATGATGATAAGGGTGGCGATATTAGAGTGAATACAGATATTTTTGAAGCACTCAAAGGAGGACAATTAATTACCACTACGTCGAGCAATGGAAGCGCTGGAAAAATTACAATTAACGCTATACAGAAGGCGATTGTCAATGGGAGTTACCCTAATTTCAATAACCTAGTAGCTCAACAAGGCGATAGCGTCCGAAATATTGGCGCTAACAGTGGCTTGTTTGTTAGTTCTTCCGGTTCAGGCGATACAGGTGATATCGAAGTCAACTCACCTCAAATTACCCTAGATAACCAAGGTAAACTCAATGCCAACTCAGCATCCGGCAACGGCGGTAACATCAACCTCACCAGCGACTTGCTCCTCATGCGTCGCAGCGCTCAAATTTCCACCAACGCTGGTACAGCCCAACAAGGCGGCGACGGCGGAAACATTGACATCAACTCAAAATTCATAGTTGCTCTCCCCCAAGAAAACAGCGATATCACCGCCAATGCTTTCAGCGGTACTGGTGGCAACGTTGACATTCTCTCTCAAGGAATCTTCGGTATAGAACCCCGTCAAAAAGAAAGTGATTTAACAAGCGATATTACAGCCAGTTCTGATTTAGGAGTTCCTGGAGTTCTTAATCTCACCGATCCAGATGATAGCAATATCCGCAACAACCTCGACGACTTACCCGATAACCAAATTGATACAGACGCTTTAATTGCTAATAGCTGTATTTCACGCAGCACGAAGCGACAAGAAAACTCTTTTACCATCACGGGTTCCGGTGGTTTACGCAAAAGTCCAGGGGATGAATTAGTTTCGCAATATTCCACTGGTAAGGTTAGAAGTGTTGAATCAACATCTCGTACTTGGAAGAAAGGCGATCGCATTGTTGAACCAACAGGAGTTTATAAGTTGTCGGATGGAAAAGTTTTATTGAGTCGGGGATGTAATTCTTAA